Proteins encoded together in one Centropristis striata isolate RG_2023a ecotype Rhode Island chromosome 6, C.striata_1.0, whole genome shotgun sequence window:
- the pdia3 gene encoding protein disulfide-isomerase A3: protein MLRLILLAALAGSSWASDVLDYTDDDFESRIGDHDLALVEFFAPWCGHCKRLAPEYEVAATRLKGSVALVKVDCTSNSKTCSKYGVSGYPTLKIFRDGEETGPYDGPRTSDGIVGFLKKQAGPASVEVKTEEDLTKFTSDSDASVVGFFADEKSTAQAEFLKAASALRDSYRFAHTNSEALLQSHGIDAEGVVLFRPPRLNNKFEDSSVTYSEDKYSSNKIKRFIQDNIFGICPHMTDDNKDQLRGKDLLVAYYDVDYEKNPKGSNYWRNRVMKVAKGFLDQGKKLNFAVASKSMFSHDVSEFGLDGSSGELPLVAIRTSKGDKFVMSEEFSRDGKALERFLQDYFDGNLKRYLKSEPIPENNDGPVKVIVAENFDSIVNDDSKDVLIEFYAPWCGHCKNLEPKFTELGEKLANDPNVVIAKMDATANDVPSPYEVSGFPTLYFAPAGRKMSPKKYEGGREVSDFVSYLKREATNPLVMDEDSKKKKKKKKDDDDDKTEL from the exons ATGCTGCGGCTGATCCTGCTGGCCGCTCTGGCCGGCTCCTCCTGGGCCAGCGACGTGCTCGACTACACCGATGATGACTTCGAGAGCCGGATCGGGGACCATGACCTGGCTCTGGTGGAGTTCTTCGCCCCGTG GTGTGGTCACTGTAAGCGTCTGGCTCCAGAGTACGAGGTGGCCGCCACGCGTCTGAAAGGCTCCGTGGCTCTGGTCAAG GTCGACTGCACATCCAACAGCAAGACATGCAGCAAGTATGGAGTCAGTGGATACCCCACCCTGAAGATCTTCAGGGACGGAGAGGAGACTGGTCCTTACGACGGGCCCAGAACTTCAG ACGGGATCGTGGGTTTCCTGAAGAAGCAGGCCGGACCGGCTTCTGTGGAGGTGAAGACTGAGGAGGACCTGACCAAGTTCACCTCAGACAGCGACGCCAGCGTTGTCG GGTTCTTTGCTGATGAGAAGAGCACGGCGCAGGCTGAGTTCCTGAAGGCGGCCAGCGCCCTCAGAGACAGCTACCGCTTCGCCCACACCAACTCTGAGGCTCTGCTGCAGAGCCACGGCATCGACGCAGA GGGAGTGGTCCTGTTCCGCCCACCAAGACTCAACAACAAGTTTGAAGACAGCTCGGTGACGTACAGCGAGGACAAATACAGCAGCAACAAGATCAAGAGGTTCATCCAGGACAACAT cttTGGAATCTGCCCTCACATGACGGACGACAACAAAGACCAGCTGCGGGGCAAAGACCTGCTGGTGGCTTATTACGATGTTGATTATGAGAAAAACCCCAAAGGCTCCAACTACTGGAGGAACAG GGTGATGAAGGTGGCTAAAGGCTTCCTGGATCAGGGGAAGAAGCTGAACTTCGCCGTGGCCAGTAAGAGCATGTTCAGCCACGACGTGTCAGAGTTCGGTCTGGACGGCAGCTCAGGAGAACTCCCACTGGTCGCCATCAGGACCAGCAAGGGGGACAAGTTCGTCATGAGCGAGGAGTTCTC TCGTGATGGGAAAGCTCTGGAGCGTTTCCTGCAGGATTACTTTGACGGAAACTTGAAGCGTTACCTCAAATCAGAGCCCATCCCCGAGAACAACGACGGGCCGGTCAAG GTGATCGTGGCGGAGAACTTCGACTCCATCGTGAACGACGACAGTAAAGACGTTCTCATCGAGTTCTACGCTCCGTGGTGCGGACACTGCAAGAACCTGGAGCCCAAGTTCACCGAGCTGGGAGAGAAg CTCGCCAACGATCCAAACGTTGTCATCGCCAAGATGGACGCCACCGCAAACGACGTGCCGTCTCCGTATGAAGTCAGCGG gTTCCCAACACTCTACTTTGCTCCCGCTGGACGTAAGATGAGCCCAAAGAAATACGAG GGAGGCCGCGAGGTGAGCGACTTCGTCTCCTACCTGAAGAGGGAGGCCACCAACCCGCTGGTGATGGACGAAGactccaagaagaagaagaagaagaagaaggacgaCGACGACGACAAGACAGAGCTATAA